The following coding sequences are from one Triticum aestivum cultivar Chinese Spring chromosome 5A, IWGSC CS RefSeq v2.1, whole genome shotgun sequence window:
- the LOC123108563 gene encoding uncharacterized protein has product MATRMSKEELAAYQPRPGVRCEKAAAEFLARRKKEMESEPEESRTDLNAYEAGLYHVFWEQMFGKDGGSYEDITMIPPMAFTDRGCKFADLQSTIQIFSIKVKETTGGLKWPLDVYGMVAVRDVVDHNRNVIFHRERDNCQIITTEDPYLAVTGPTRAVVVSVHPIYFDVNLKVKGDTKSEDKDLSFLAACYSSNGPWASCLFDRAWTSKLSTLKFTFGHLVDSVEATVSVKLIRGTWPHGYRGVFTVETSGIPGKVMLLLDSCDGKLPVDGDGRVKLSRRVVCVEFVQPLDGLGRANLRVSVEALCISGKDKDEKVKGKKDNVKFGVDFLPKKRGRSRQMIEILSCEIEVTVVWSLMSTFKSSYKRAIASHLESLSFI; this is encoded by the exons ATGGCGACCAGGATGTCAAAGGAGGAGCTGGCGGCGTATCAGCCGAGGCCGGGGGTGCGCTGTGAGAAGGCGGCGGCGGAATTcttggcgaggaggaagaaggagatggaGTCAGAGCCCGAGGAGTCCCGCACCGACCTGAACGCGTACGAAGCAGGCCTCTACCATGTTTTCTGGGAGCAGATGTTCGGCAAGGACGGCGGCTCCTACGAGGACATCA CGATGATCCCTCCCATGGCTTTCACTGATCGCGGCTGCAAGTTTGCCGACCTTCAGTCCACTATACAGATTTTTTCCATCAAAGTCAAGGAGACAACAGGAGGGTtgaagtggccgttggatgtctacgGTATGGTCGCTGTCCGTGATGTGGTCGATCACAATCGAAATGTGATCTTCCATCGTGAGAGGGATAACTGCCAAATCATTACCACAGAG GATCCATATCTGGCAGTAACAGGTCCTACTCGAGCTGTTGTGGTGTCTGTTCATCCTATATACTTTGATGTGAACCTTAAAGTGAAAGGTGACACAAAGTCTGAAGACAAAGATTTAAGCTTTCTAGCAGCCTGTTACAGCAGTAACGGCCCATGGGCATCCTGCTTGTTTGATCGGGCTTGGACCAGCAAACTCAGCACTCTAAAGTTTACATTCGGCCACTTGGTTGACTCGGTGGAGGCCACAGTGAGTGTGAAACTCATTAGAGGGACGTGGCCCCATGGTTATCGAGGCGTCTTTACTGTTGAGACCTCCGGTATTCCTGGAAAGGTCATGTTGCTACTGGATTCTTGTGATGGCAAACTACCCGTGGATGGTGATGGTCGGGTGAAGCTTTCACGTCGCGTTGTTTGCGTTGAGTTTGTTCAGCCTTTGGATGGGCTTGGTAGGGCTAATTTAAGAGTTTCGGTGGAGGCACTGTGCATCAGTGGGAAGGATAAGGATGAAAAGGTCAAAGGGAAGAAAGATAATGTGAAGTTTGGGGTGGATTTTTTGCCCAAGAAAAGGGGTAGAAGCCGGCAAATGATAGAAATACTCTCGTGTGAGATTGAAGTAACTGTTGTATGGTCTCTTATGTCGACCTTCAAGAGCAGCTATAAGAGGGCCATCGCAAGTCACCTAGAGAGTCTAAGTTTTATTTAG